Genomic DNA from Hymenobacter jejuensis:
CGTTCGCGCAGGAAGTAGGGCTGGTCGTCAACCTGGCGGTGTGCGTGACGCGAGAGTTTACGACCGAAGATAACTTGCTGAAATACGCGCAGTTAGCTCGCCAGTTGGGCGTGGCGTTTATTCAGCTGCTGGAGCCGCGCGCCGTGGGGCATTACGCCGCTCAGGACGTAGCCCTGAGCGGCGCCCAAACAGCCCTGCTCGACGAGTTTTACGAGCAGCTAAATTTCGATCCGGCGTACCACGATTGGCCCATGGTTACTTATTACGGCTACCACCAGCGCCGGCTGGGGTGCAGCGGGGCCGCCGATCGTTTCCTATACGTCGATACCGACGGCGACATGCACGCGTGCCCGTTCTGCCAGAAAAAAAGCGGCAGCGCGCTGGCCTGTGCCTCCCTCGACGAGTCGCTGGGGCAGGTCCGCAGCAACGGGTGCCAGTTGTTTCACCCTTCCTCAATTTGAATTTCGGCATGGTGCGCGGCGTCCTTGCGCGTAACCTGATGCTGACTACTCACGCCTACCCGAATCACCTTAAAACATAACCGCTTATGGCACAAGATCTTGCGCCCCCGGACCAATTGATGCAAAGGCTGTTCGGCTTTGCCGCGTCGCGTGCCATAAGTGTTTCAGCCGAGCTGGGCATTGCGGATTTGTTAAAAGCCGGCCCCAAAACAGCCGAAGAGTTGGCGCAGCTTACCGGCGTTCATGCGCGCTCGTTGTACAGGGTGTTGCGGGCTTGTGCCAGCATTGGCGTGTATGCGGAAGATGTCGAAAAGCGATTTTCCTTGACGCCCATGGCCGAGCCTTTGCAAAGCGATGTGCCGGGAAGCCTGCGGGCTTTCGCCATTATGATCACGACTGACTGGCAGTTTCAGACGTGGGCCGAGATGCCCTACAGCGTGAAAACGGGTAAGCCGGCGTTCGACAAAGTGCACGGCATGACGTCGTTTGAGTATTTCTGGAGCCACGAAAAAGCCGGCCAAGTATTCAACGACGCCATGACCAGCAACAGCGCTTTTGCCAGCGTTGCGGTCGTGAACGGGTACGACTTTTCGGGCATCTCCAAGCTAGTAGACGTGGGCGGCGGCCACGGCTTTTTGCTGGCGTCCATTTTGGCGCGGTATCCCAACGTGCAGGGTGTGCTCTACGATCGGCCCGTCATTGCCGCCGATGCCGAAAAGCTGTTGGCTGCGCACGGCGTGCGGGAGCGCTGCACGATTGAAGGCGGCGATTTTTTCGAGTCGGTGCCGACCGGTGGCGATGCCTACATCATGAAGCACATCATCCACGACTGGAACGACGAACAGTGCGTGACCATCCTCCAAAATTGCCGCCGGGCCATGAACAAGGGCGGCAAAGTGCTGGTGGTGGAAATGGTAGTGCCGGAAGGCAATATGCCCTCGCCCGCCAAATTCCTTGATTTACAGATGCTTCTGCTGTTGCCGGGCTGCGAGCGCACGGAAGCCGAATACCGCGTGCTGTTTGATAAGGCCGGCTTCGAGTTGGCCCGCATCGTACCTACGATGTCGCCCTTTAGCGTTTTGGAAGGGGTTAGCAAATAGAGAGGTTTAAATATTTTATTTATATAATGTATTGATTATCAATAGGTTGTATAAATAGATCCGTGAACCCGGCTGGCTATAAACAAAACGGGAGCGGCTACGCAGCCGCTCCCGTTTTGTGAGTTTCATAAGGCAAGCTTACAACTCCATGATATCTTCATTCCAAAGGGTAGGCTCGGCTTCGATAAACTCCTGCATCATTTCCACGCATTCGTCGAGGTTGAGATCGACTACTTCCACGCCGTGGCTTTCCAGAAACTCCCGCGACTCGCCAAACGTCCGCGACTCACCTACCACCACCTTCGGAATCTTGAACTGCACAATGGTGCCCGCGCACATGTAGCAAGGCATCAGGGTGGTATAGATGACGGTGTCGCGGTAGGTGCGCTGCCGCCCGGCGTTGAACAGGCAATCCATTTCGCCGTGCTTGATGGGATTGTCTTCCTGAACGCGCTTGTTGTGGCCGCGGGCCACGATTTTGCCGTCGCGGATGAGCACGGAGCCAATCGGGATGCCGCCTTCCCGGCGGCCCTGACGCGCCTCGTCGATGGCGGCTTGCATGAATTCGTCCATGGGGTAGTAGTTGAGGTAGTGCCTTTCAGCACAGCCTGGGGTGAGAGATAGCAGTTTGGGATTGCAAAATAGGGCAAATTCGGACAGGGAGGCCGAAAAGCTACCGCGCGCAAATGCCCCGGTACGGGCAAAATACGCACCGTTCCAGATCATCCGTTTTCCGGATTGGCTCCGCCGGATCTAAGATGGTCTGCACAAACCGCGCGAGCAGGGCTTCGCCTTTTTCTACAAACGACTGCCCATCCTGGGTCAGGAACTCCATGTCGGCCGTCATCGGGCCGGCGCTAAGGTTGCGCAGCGAAATGATGGCTGCGTTGGCGGCAGGCCGGTTTTCGCGCTCCAGCATGAAGCGATAGAGCCAGAGCTGCCGGACTTTGTCGGCGGTAGTGGTCGCCTCCGTGACCAAGCGCTCGGTGGCCGCCGCGGCATCTTCGCCGCGCTTTTGCAGCTTCAGGTCGTAGGCCTGCACCATGCCCGTTTTGTAGTCCACCACGCGCAAGCGGCCGTCGGGCAGCTCGTCGAGGCGGTCGGTGAAGCCGTACACGCGCACCATCAGCGCTTCGCCATCGGCCAACGTCACAGGCACGAACGTTTCGAGAATTTCTTCCAGCGCAGCTACGCGGAGCGGCAAGGCGCCGGGTTGCTCAAGCAGGCTTTCGAGGTAACGCCGCACGAGTTGGGCCGCAACTTGCCCCAGCACGTGATTCAGGCCTTCGTCGGGGCGAGCGTGGCGATCTTTTTCCTCCTTGCGCATGGCCCGCTCTACTTCGGCGGGCACCAGCTTGAGCAAGCCCGGAATATCGGCTGCCGTAATGGCCTGTTTATCCTGTAGATAGGGGCGCATCAGGTTTTCCAGCGCCTCGTGCACCACCGTGCCGAAACCATCCGCGCCTAGGCGCTCTTCGACTTCTTCGGCTTCCTGAAACTTGGCCAGTCGTGCGAAGTAGAATTGTAACGAGCAGGTAATGAACTGGTTAAGTGCCGAAGGAGAAAGGCCACGCTCCAATACCCCGCGCAAACCCGCCAGCATTTCGGCGTCCTTTTCCAGCACCAGATCGCCGCCGTATTCGCGGTGCCCGGCCGAGTCAGGTGCGTCGTCTTCCACGCTGGCCACCAAGTCGCGCAGCACCATGCTGGGGTTTTGAGGCAGCAAGTCGTTCTCAATTTGGAGCAAAAACCGACTGCGCTCGCCGGTGCGCGTGCCCTCGGCGCCGGGCAATACGTGCAGCAGATCGATCTTGCGGGCGCGCTGCAACAACCGCCAGAACTGGTGCGCGGTAGCCGCTTCGTGATCGGCGTAAGTCGGCATTTTAAACTGCGTGAGCACGTCGTAGGGGAAAAGCGAACTGTGGCGCTTGGGCGCGGGCAGCACGTTTTCGTTGCAGCTCAGAATGATGATGTGGTCGAAGTCCAGGGCGCGGGTTTCCAGCAACCCCATCACTTGTACGTCGGCGATGGGCTCGCCGGAAAAGGGCAGGCGCGTGCGGGCCATCTGCTCGTACAGAAACCGCCGAAACGAGCGCACCGACAGCCGTTGCTCCCGGCAGTCGAACACCGAATCGAGCCGCTTGACCAGCGTGAAAAACAAGAACAAGTACTCGGCCTCAATAGCCGAATGCTGATCCTGATAGGCCTTTTTGAGCAAATCAATAAGCGTGTAGCAGGCCGCGATGATGTCGTCGCAGTTGTCCCAGGTAGCAAAGAGCGCCTGTATCAGCGGGTGCTGCTTGCCAATTTCCAGCAGCTCGCTGGCGGGCAGCAACACGGCGTTGCGCTTCACAATCTGGTTGCAGACGTATTCCAGCAGGCCTTGGTATTGTGGGGTATCCGCTTGTTTGTCAAGCCATTGCTGGTAACGACGCAAAAATGGGTGTTGCAGCAGCTTCGTGACCGCCAAATGATGATAGCGCGGCACGCCGTAGCCGGTTTCCGGCGACCCTTCCCGAATGCCGGTCAGGTGTACTTCAAACAGCAGATCGACCAGGTTGAACAGCGGCGTGCTCTGAAAGCTCAAACCCATCGTCACGTTGTACTCCGGCACAGCATCGGGCGGCAGGCCGTGGAGCACGGGCAAGAGCAGCGTTTCGTCGGGCAGCACCACGGCTACTTTGGCCTTGGGGTTCTGTCGGCGCGATTCGGCCAGCAACTGCCCGGCCACTTTGCCCTGCATGGAGGCATTGGCCACGCCCACAAACTGCACTTCGCGCGGCAACGAACGCAACAAATCGGCCGGGCCGCCGAAGTTTTCGTTGGGCAAATCCCACTGCTTGCGGTAGCGGCGCAAGTGCTGGCCGGCGCGGTTAGGCGAGTCGTTGTCCATGTAAAACGCGTCGCCATCGAAGCGCACCTCGGCGCGGCCTTCTTTCAGCAGCAAGCGAATGAGCTTTTCCTCGGCCCGCGACAACGAGCCCAAGCCCAGGAAAATATGCTTCGCCACTGCGTCGCCGTTTTCCAAGCGGTTCTGCATTCTATTGACTGCCAAGCGATAGGCTAAGCCCGGATAGGCCAGCCGGTCTTGTTCCATGCGCTTGCGCAGGCGCCAGTACACTTTCTCCAGGTCGTCCCAGAAGCGGAAATACTGGGCCGTGGTGCTGGCCTCATTAGGTTCCAAGGTCAAGTCCCAGCGTTCCAGGGCTTTGGCCTGGGTCAGGTAGTCGAACACCTTGGCGGGTGACGCCAGGTTTTGGTCGAGGTTGGAAAAGTCTTGCAGCAACAGCCCCGACCAACCCACAAACTGGTCAAAATCAAGGTTTTTGTCGACGCCGCGCAGGATGTCGAACAGCAAGAGTTGCAGCGCAATGGGTTCTTCTACCTGAACACCGGCCAATTCCACCATGTAGTCTTCCATGGCCGCCACCCGCGGCGACCACAGCGCCGAACCTGCATCAGCGGCCAGCGACAGCTCGTTTTTGAGGTAGACCACCGCCCGGCGCGTCGGCACTACTACTACCAAGTCCGAGAGTTCGGAGCCGGGAAACCGCGCGACCAGATCGCGGGCCGTTTGGGTAAGAAAAGGCAATGTAGCGGTGGCTTCCAGCGAAGGCGAAAGGGGCGGCGTGGAGAGGGTAGAGGGCATAAAGCGAGCGGTAAACTATCCTTTAAAGGTACGGTGCATTCGGCGGATCGCCGCGCCGATGAGGCCCGCCGTCCGGATGCAACGGAGCTGTCGCATCCGGTGTCTCTGGTGCTTGGTACCGCCTGCCGCGCCGCTTTTGAAGTTGCCCCGGCCTGCTGTTTGACCACGAAGAGGGGAGCCAAATGGGGCTGGCGGCGCGGCAAGGCAGTACTTTTTTTCCGGCGCAGAAACCGGCGTTCCAAGTTGATCAACAAGCATTTGGCGGCGCCCATCACCATGCAGTTGAAAAAATCCCAGAACAATTTGATGGGTCTGGCGCTTTTCCCACATGCCCGACCATTGCAGCGCCGAGCATAGCTTTTTAGCTTGTTTTATAACTAATTGATAATCAAGAATTTATATACAGTTAACAATACTAGCTAACTGCTCCAGCTTCGCCAACGTAGAAAGCCCTCGTTGTACGCCGACAGGGGTACCACTGGCAACGGGCTCGGGGGATGCATTCGGTTCAAACACTTTGTAATGAAATACACCAAACAGGTTCTGCTGCTGTGGCTGGGACTGATTTTTATCATGTCGGGCCCGGCCAGGGCGCAGGTGAAACCGGCTGGTACCTTACCGCCGCAAGCGACCTTGCAAGAATGCGTAGAATTTGCGTTGCGCAACCAACCCGTTATCCGCCAATCACTTATCGATCAGGAGATAGGGGAGCGCAACATCCGGATCGGGCTTTCCGAGTGGTTGCCCCAGATTCAGGGCACGGCCACTTACGGCCATAACCTGCTGCTGCCGACGTCGGTGCTGCCCAACTTTCAGGACCCGGCCGCCGGCCCGCAGCTGGTGCGCGTCGGCCTGAAAAACACGTCCACGCTGGGCCTGACCGGCAACCAGCTGCTGTTCAACAACGACGTGCTGCTGGCCGCCCGCTCGGCGCGCTTTATTCGGCTGCGCACCAGCCAAAACACCACGGCCTTCAAAATCGACGTGGTGACCAGCGTGAGCAAGGCCTTCTACGACATTCTGCTCACGCAGGAGCAGCTGCGGATTTTGCTCGAAGACATTCAGCGGCAGGAGCGGCAGGTGAAGGATGCGCAGGCCCAATACGACGTGGGCATCGTCGACAAAACCGACTTTCTGCGGGCCTCGATTTCGTTGAAAAACGCCTACGCCCAGCGTCGCACTACGGCCGAATCGCTTACTGGTAAGTATGCTTCCCTCAAGCAGTTAATGGGCTTGTCGCCGGAAAACAAGCTGGCCCTGACCTACGACACGCTCCAGATGGCGCGCGAAGTCCTGCTCGACACGACTACCCAGCTGGCCTACGAAAAGCGCATTGAGGTGCAGCAGCTCCAGACGCAGCAAAACCTGCAGCGCATCAACATCGACTATTACCGCTACGGTTTTTTGCCCTCGCTCAACGCCTACATCAACTACAACCGGGTTTACCAGAACAATAACTTCTCGGACCTCTACAGCCGGGCGTTTCCGAACTCGCAAACGGGCTTGCAACTGGCCGTGCCCATTTTTACTGGCACCCGGCGCCTGCAAAACCTGAAGATCGCGCAGCTCCAGCAAGACCGGCTCGACCTGGATTTGTATGATACTAAAAACCAGATCAATACCGAATACCAGCAAGCGCTGGCTACCTACAAAGGCGCTTTCAATGAGCTGAACGTGCTGCAGCAAAACCTGCAGGATGCCAAGGAAGTGTACCGCATTCTTAACCTGCAATACCGCGAGGGAATTCGCACGTTTCTGGACGTGATCATCGCCGAAACCGACCTGCGTACGGCCCAGCTCAATTATTACAACGCCATGTTCAACGTGCTCTCCAGCAAGCTGGATGTGCAGCGCGCCCTCGGCGACATCACCTTCAATCCGTAAGATCGGCTCTCATGAATCGGAATATCACGCGGCTGTTGCCCGTACTTATAAGCTCCGTACTCGTTGCCTCGTGTGGCAACAAGAAGGAAGAAGAGGCCAAAAAGAATGCCCCGCCGCCGCCCGTTTCGGTAGCCGTGTACAAAGTAGACGAAGAGCCTATAGTGGCACTCGATACGTATCCCGGCACGGTGGTTCCGCTGAACGAAGTGGAAATACGGGCTGAGGTAAATGGTTATCTGACAGATATTTATGTAAAAGACGGTCAGCGCGTTACCAAAGGGCAGAAGCTTTACGCCATCGACCGTACTCGCTATGCGGCGGCCTACAACCAGGCCCAGGCGCAGCTACAGGTAGCCCAAACTAACTACGCCCGCGTGGCCAAAGATGCCCAGCGCTACAACCGCCTGGCGCAGCAAGATGCCATTGCCCTGCAACAAGTGGACGTGGCCAACGCCAACGCCGCCAACGCCGCCTCGCAGATAGCGGCGGCCCGCGCCGCCGTGAGCAGCGTAGCCCTCGACCTGCGCCATTCTGTGCTCACGGCCCCACTCAGCGGCACCATCGGCATTACGCAGGTGCGCTTGGGTGGCTTGGTGAGTCAGGGCACTACGCTGATAAACACCATCTCGTCGGAGAGCCCGATTGCGGTCGATGTGAGTATTGCTGAGCAGGATATTCCGCGCTTTGCCAAGCTGCAACAAAACGCCGGCATTCACCGCGACTCGTTGTTTACGCTGGTTCTGGCTGGTAATCAAGAATATAAGCAAGCCGGCAAAATCGTGACCATCGACCGGGCCGTGGACCCGCAAACCGGCACGCTGCGCGTCCGGATTCAGTTTCCAAACCCCGACCGCATGCTCAAAGCTGGTATGAACTGTACGCTGCGCGTGCTCAACTCCGATACGGGCAACCAACTTACCATCCCGTTTAAGGCCGTAACCGAGCAAATGGGCGAGTACTTCGTGTACGTGCTCGGCGACAGCAGCAAAGTAGCCCAGCGCAAAGTAGCGCTCGGCACGCGTGTGAAGGACAAAGTAGTAGTGCGTCAGGGGCTTAAGGAAAACGAAACCATCGTCAGCGAGGGCATCCAGAACTTGCGCGAAGGGGCCGCAGTCCGTGTCGGCGACCCCAACCAGCCTGCGGCTGCGCCTCAGGAAGGCAAGCCCACGGCGGCCAAATAATGTATTCTAGCGCCCGCAAAGCATGATTTCAGACGTTTTTATCAGGCGCCCGGTCACGGCCATCGTCATCTCCATTGTCATTCTGATTGTGGGCGTGTTGTCGATCCTGAACCTGCCGGTCAGCCAATACCCTAACATTTCGCCGCCCGTCGTCCAGATTTCGGGCAGCTACACCGGGGCCGACGCCCAAACGGTGGAGCAGACCGTAATGACGCCCATCGAAACGCAGGTAAACGGTACGCCCGGAATGGCCTACCTGCAAAGCAACGGCACCAACGACGGTCGCGTTTCGACCAACGTCACCTTCGACATTGGCACCAACGTCGACATTGCCGCGCTCGACGTGCAGAACCGCGTGAGCGTAGCCGAGCCCACGCTGCCCGACGAAATCAAGCGCCTGGGCCTGACGGTGAAGAAGCGGAACCCGACCACGCTGATGGTGCTGGCAATCTATTCGCCCAAGCGCAGCCACAGCACCGCTTTCCTCGACAACTACACCAACGTGTACGTGCGCGACGCCCTCTTGCGCGTGCCCGGCGTAGGCGACGTTACGGCTCTGGGTCAGGACTTTAGCATGCGCATTTGGCTCAAGCCCGACAAGATGGCCCAACTCGGCCTCAACGTAACGGACGTGACCAATGCTCTGCGCGAGCAGAACGTGCAGGTGGCAGCCGGCTCGGTGGGCACGGCGCCGCAGTATTCGAGTCAGGCTTTTCAGTACACGATCATCGTGAACGGGCGCCTCAACAAAGTCGAGGAGTTCGAGAACATCGTGGTGCGCACCAAGCCCGAAGATGGGTCGGTGGTGTACCTCAAAGACGTGGCCCGCGTGCAACTCGGCCAGTTTGACTACTCGCGCTACAACACCACCAACGGCATCCCGACGACGCTGCTGCTCATCAACCAAACGCCCGGCGGTAACGCCCTCGAAACGGCGAAGGGCATTTACGAAACGATGGATAACCTGAAGGCGAAGTTCCCGCCCGACGTTACGTATAAGGCTGCTTTTGAGTCGATTACGGTGGTGCAGGTATCCATCAAGGAAGTAATAGAAACCCTGCTCGAAGCCCTGGCGCTGGTAACCGTGGTGGTGTTCATCTTCCTGCAAAGCTGGCGCGCGACGCTCATCCCGATTCTGGCCATTCCGGTGGCAATTGTGGGCACGTTCATTCTATTTATTCCGCTGGGCTTTACCATTAACACGCTGACGCTCTTTGGCTTCGTGCTGGCCATTGGTATCGTGGTCGACGATGCCATTGTGGTGGTGGAAGCCGTGCAGCACTACATCGACAACGAACAGATCTCGGCCCGCGAAGCCACGTCCAAGGCCATGAAGGATATTACGGCGCCGGTAATTGCAATTGCCCTGATTCTGGCGGCGGTGTTTGTGCCGGTAGGCTTCATTCCGGGCATTGTGGGCAAATTATACCAGCAGTTTGCCATTACCATCGCCATTTCGGTGGTGATTTCGGCTTTTGTGGCCTTGTCGCTCACGCCGGCTCTGTGTTCGCTGCTGATGCGCCCGACCGAGCAACGGGAGGATTCGAAGGGCCTGAACAAGCTGTTCTATAGATTCAACAAATGGTTTGAACGCACCACCGAACACTATTCCAACGGCGTAAAACGCGCGCTGAAAGCCACGCCGTTTGTCGTGATTCTGCTCGTGTGCGTGTATGCGGGGACGTTCCTGCTGTTTCGCTCCAAGCCTTCGGGCTTCATCCCGACCGAGGACGAAGGCCGCTTGTTTATCTCTGTCGAGTTGCCGCAGGGTGCTTCCAGCGCCCGTACCAAGGCCATTCTGGACCAGATGTCGAAGATCATCGGGGAGAAGGTGCCCGCCATCCGGGCCTATACGGCGGTGGGCGGCCTCAACGCCCTGAACTTTTCGTTTAAGCCCAGTAGCGGCACCTTCTTTATTCAGATGAAGCCGTGGGAAGAGCGCAAGGATGAGGCCGACCAGCTACAAGGCGTGATTGCTAGGCTCCAAAAAGAGTTTTCGGTGATCAAAGGCGCCAATATTGTGGTGGTGCCGCCGCCGGCCATTCCGGGCTTGGGCAACACGGGCGGCTTCAGCTTTCAGCTGGAGCAGCGCGAGGGCAACACCGATATCAAGGCTTTTGAAGCGGTGGTAAACAAGTTTGTAGCCACTGCCAACCAGCGCCCCGAAATCGGGCGAGCATTTACCTTTTTTACCGCCAAAACGCCTGGCTACCAAGTAATTGTCGATCGGGAGAAGGCGAAAAAGCTGGGCGTTCCGCTGACTAATATTTTCACGACGCTCTCCACGTACATGGGCAGCGCCTACATCAACGACTTCACCAAATACGGCCGCAACTACCGCGTCGTCGCGCAGGCCGATACCTTCTATCGTAAGGACATTGCCGACGTGGGCAGCTATTACGTGCTCAACCAACAAGGGCAAAACGTGCCGCTTAGCTCGCTGATTACCAGCAAAGTAGTAGAGAACGCGCCCTTGATTTCGCACTACAACCTGTTCCGCGCCGCCGAGATCAACGGCGATGCCAAACCCGGCTATAGTTCGGGGCAGGCTATTGCGGCGCTGCAGGAAGTGGCTTCCGAAACGCTGCCCGCTGGCTACGGCTTCGACTTCTCGGGCCTGAGCCGCGAGGAAATCAGCTCCGGCAACAGCACAATCATCATCTTCTCGTTGTCGATTGTGTTTGTATTCCTTTTGCTAGCAGCACTTTATGAAAGCTGGTCGGTGCCGTTTTCAGTATTGCTGGCCGTGCCGCTGGGCGCTTTCGGGGCCATCGTGGCGCTTACGTTTTTGCCCAAACTCACCAACAACGTGTATGCCCAGATCGGTCTGATTACGCTGATTGGTTTGTCGGCCAAAAACGCCATTCTGATTGTCGAATTTGCCAAAGAGCGCGTCGATTGGGGCATGAACGTGGTCGAGGCGACCATGGAGGCCGTGAAGCTGCGCCTGCGCCCAATCATTATGACGTCGCTGGCGTTTATTTTGGGCGTGCTACCGTTGGCATTCGCCTCAGGCGCGGGCGCCGTATCGCGCCAAACCATCGGCTGGACCGTGACAGGCGGGATGCTAGCGGCTACGTTCTTGGCCATTTTCACGGTGCCGGTGCTGTTTGTCGGCATTACGAAGCTGGCTTACGGCAAGAAAAAACTGGCTGAGCTTGAGGCTACGTACAAACCGGAAGAGCATGGCCACGCGGTTCACGGCTCCAAGGAGCCCAATACGCCGCCCGAAGGCCCGGCCGAAGACGCTAAAAACGACGTTGCGACCGAAGAGAAAAAACGCAAAGTGCAAACGCCGCCGGAGCTAGGCACCTAAGCCTGACTTAACAAGTTGACTAAAGAAGGGCAAAACACGAGTTATTGATAATCAATAACTCGTGTTTTGCCCTTTTCTTCAAATACTACCCTGATTCCGAAACGCTCGGCGGGCCGACCGGTGGGCAGCCAGCCTCGCCCGATGGTCGGCATGATGAACAGGCCAGTATCATCGCCCATTACCACGAATTCGGGCAAGCGGGGACCGCGCACGAAGTACGGCACGTCGTATTGTCGGTGGATCGCCTCGGCGCTCTGCGGCGCATTGGGGGTTGGAAGGCCAATTTCGTTCAGGCCCAGAAAGCAAGCCGAAGAGAAGCCGTTCGCAACGGCGTTGGGCAAGTCGAAGCGGGCGATGCACTCCAGAATGTTGCCGTTGGGATCGTGAAAATAAAACGCCTTGGCGTTCCAGTTGGGGAAATCGAGAATGGTGCCGCCTTCCGGAGCCGGCAGGATGGTCGTGCGGGCGCTTATCCAAGCATGAGCTTCCGCTACTTGGTTGCTGGGAATGGTAAAGGCAAAATGATAAAATGGGCGTTGGGCAGCGTTGGAAAGACGAAAACTCAGCAGCGAGAAGCCCACCCGAAACGCCACCGACGTTTCTGTTTGGGCCTGAATAGGCAACTCCAGCAGTTCGGCGTAAAAGGCTGTGGTGGCAGCCAGATCGGCGGTTTGCAAATGCACTTCTTTCAGAATCATAGCTGTGGGCATGAAAGAGCGACTGTCGGTACTCCGATTTTCATCCGTTCCAGTAATTTGGGCGTATCAACCCTGACCTACCCTAATTTACCATGAAAAAACCGCTTCTTGCCGCTGCCTTAAGCTTTGTTACGCACCTTCTATTGGCTCAGAATCAGATTCTTCCGCTCTATCCCGGTACCGTTCCGGATTCGAAACCCAGCAGCGTTCAGGAAAAAAGTATAAAAGTGGCCGATGGCACCGAGCGCATCAGCAACGTGGTGCAGCCTACCTTGGCGGTGTATCAGCCGGAGAAAGGCAAGGCCAACGGCACGGCCGTAATTATCTGTCCGGGAGGAGGTTACAGCCGCTTGTCTATTGACGGGGAAGGCCGCGAAGTGGCTCAGCGCCTCAACACGATGGGCATCACAGCGTTTGTGCTGAAGTACCGCTTACCCGACGACCTAAGCCAGGTCGATAAGTCCATTGCGCCGCTGCTCGACGCTCAGCAGGCCCTGCGCATGGTGCGTCAGCAGGCCGCGAAGTACGGCGTCAACCCGCAGCGCGTGGGTATCATGGGCTTTTCGGCGGGTGGGCATCTGGCTTCTACGGCCGGCACGCACTTCACGAAGCCCGTAGGCGACACCAAGGATAACACCTCCGTGCGCCCCGATTTTCTGGTGCTGCTGTACCCCGTCATCAGCTTTTCCGACAGCCTCAAACACGCCGGCTCTCGCGATAACTTGATTGGCAAAACGCCCGATGCAACCCATACGAAGCTCTATTCCAACGAGTTGCAGGTGTCAGCCCAAACGCCGCCTACTTTCCTGGTCCATGCCCAGGACGACAAAACCGTGCCCGTGAAAAACAGCATCGTGTTTTACGAAGCTTGCCTGCACCACCAAGTGCCCACCGAAATGCACCTGTACCCGAAAGGCGGCCACGGCTTCGGGATGCACAACAAAACCACCAAAGACGATTGGGTGGCCAGCCTGC
This window encodes:
- a CDS encoding efflux RND transporter permease subunit, whose translation is MISDVFIRRPVTAIVISIVILIVGVLSILNLPVSQYPNISPPVVQISGSYTGADAQTVEQTVMTPIETQVNGTPGMAYLQSNGTNDGRVSTNVTFDIGTNVDIAALDVQNRVSVAEPTLPDEIKRLGLTVKKRNPTTLMVLAIYSPKRSHSTAFLDNYTNVYVRDALLRVPGVGDVTALGQDFSMRIWLKPDKMAQLGLNVTDVTNALREQNVQVAAGSVGTAPQYSSQAFQYTIIVNGRLNKVEEFENIVVRTKPEDGSVVYLKDVARVQLGQFDYSRYNTTNGIPTTLLLINQTPGGNALETAKGIYETMDNLKAKFPPDVTYKAAFESITVVQVSIKEVIETLLEALALVTVVVFIFLQSWRATLIPILAIPVAIVGTFILFIPLGFTINTLTLFGFVLAIGIVVDDAIVVVEAVQHYIDNEQISAREATSKAMKDITAPVIAIALILAAVFVPVGFIPGIVGKLYQQFAITIAISVVISAFVALSLTPALCSLLMRPTEQREDSKGLNKLFYRFNKWFERTTEHYSNGVKRALKATPFVVILLVCVYAGTFLLFRSKPSGFIPTEDEGRLFISVELPQGASSARTKAILDQMSKIIGEKVPAIRAYTAVGGLNALNFSFKPSSGTFFIQMKPWEERKDEADQLQGVIARLQKEFSVIKGANIVVVPPPAIPGLGNTGGFSFQLEQREGNTDIKAFEAVVNKFVATANQRPEIGRAFTFFTAKTPGYQVIVDREKAKKLGVPLTNIFTTLSTYMGSAYINDFTKYGRNYRVVAQADTFYRKDIADVGSYYVLNQQGQNVPLSSLITSKVVENAPLISHYNLFRAAEINGDAKPGYSSGQAIAALQEVASETLPAGYGFDFSGLSREEISSGNSTIIIFSLSIVFVFLLLAALYESWSVPFSVLLAVPLGAFGAIVALTFLPKLTNNVYAQIGLITLIGLSAKNAILIVEFAKERVDWGMNVVEATMEAVKLRLRPIIMTSLAFILGVLPLAFASGAGAVSRQTIGWTVTGGMLAATFLAIFTVPVLFVGITKLAYGKKKLAELEATYKPEEHGHAVHGSKEPNTPPEGPAEDAKNDVATEEKKRKVQTPPELGT
- a CDS encoding VOC family protein → MPTAMILKEVHLQTADLAATTAFYAELLELPIQAQTETSVAFRVGFSLLSFRLSNAAQRPFYHFAFTIPSNQVAEAHAWISARTTILPAPEGGTILDFPNWNAKAFYFHDPNGNILECIARFDLPNAVANGFSSACFLGLNEIGLPTPNAPQSAEAIHRQYDVPYFVRGPRLPEFVVMGDDTGLFIMPTIGRGWLPTGRPAERFGIRVVFEEKGKTRVIDYQ
- a CDS encoding alpha/beta hydrolase yields the protein MKKPLLAAALSFVTHLLLAQNQILPLYPGTVPDSKPSSVQEKSIKVADGTERISNVVQPTLAVYQPEKGKANGTAVIICPGGGYSRLSIDGEGREVAQRLNTMGITAFVLKYRLPDDLSQVDKSIAPLLDAQQALRMVRQQAAKYGVNPQRVGIMGFSAGGHLASTAGTHFTKPVGDTKDNTSVRPDFLVLLYPVISFSDSLKHAGSRDNLIGKTPDATHTKLYSNELQVSAQTPPTFLVHAQDDKTVPVKNSIVFYEACLHHQVPTEMHLYPKGGHGFGMHNKTTKDDWVASLQNWFDANGWLTK